TATCCAAAGGCATAGCTTTGCTGTATACCTCAGTTGCCCCTTTGCTAAATCCCTTCATTTATACCCAAAGGAACCAGCAGGTGAAAGAAGTCTTTTGGGATATGTTACAAAAGTTGTGTTTTTcctaaaagacaaccaacagaatgggagaagatatttgcaaatgacatatcagataaagggctactatccaaaatctataaagaactgatcaaactcaacacccaaagaacaactaatccaatcaacaaatgggcagaagacatgaacagacatttttccaaagaagacatccaaatggccaacagacacatgaaaagtgctcaacatccctcggcatcagggaaatccaaatcaaaacctcagtgaggtaccacctcacaccagtcaaaatggctaaaattaacaagtcaggaaaggacaggtgttggtggggatgcggagaaaggggaactctcctacactgttggtgggaatgcaagctggtgcagccactctggaaaacagtatggaggttcttcaaaaagttgaaaatagagctgccatatgacccagcaattgcactactgggtatttaccccaaagatacaaatgtagatcCCTACATttgggatctgaaggggtacatgcaccccgttgtttatagcagcaatgtccacaatagccaaactgtggaaagagccaagatgtccatcaatagaatattatgcaaccatcaaaaggaatgaaatcttgccattttgcaacgatgtggatggaactggagggtattatgctgagcgaaataagtcaatcagagaaagacatgtatcatatgatctcactgatatgaggaattcttaatctcaggaaacaaactgagggttgctggaggggtgggggtgggagggatggggtggctggttgatagacattggggagggtatgtgctatggtgagcactgtgaattgttcaTAGTTCGCTAAATATATGCTATTTGAACTGTTTAACACTCAGTAAAAGATATTGCTTATTTTGAACAATTCAAGAATGTGGTTCAACTAGTACCTAACATAGTGTTATACAGATAAAGGTAACAAGTCTAGAGAAGTTGAAGGGACCTGTATACCAGAATTGTATTTTGGACTTACACCTGGTATTTTAGTGATGTTGAAATGTTTTGTGAAGAATCACCTTGGTAGTCTTATAAACGTAATTTACAGTTATAATTCCTGCCCCTTTCATTCCTATGTCTGGAATACAACCAATATAGCCTATGTTACCcgtttgttttctaaaattgttGTGAATTAAATTCAGTGTTTTTCATAGCAACATGGTGTCAAATCATTACCTGATATAAGGTTCATTTGCCAAAATCTTTCTCTGAGTTCCAGCTTGTTTTCTACCTAACAAGATTATGTTAATTAATTCTGATCTGAAGAAAAAACGCACAGACTCTTTTCCTTTGGTAGCAGTAGTGTGCATCTCCATATTCAAAGCTTCAGCAAACTTCCAGCCaggaaaaatacatttcctttgtGTAGGTATTCCACCCTTAATTTTGGTTTAGGGAAGTGATAGAACCATATCTTTTACTTATCTTACTCCTTTTGTTCATGGTAATTAGGTTAATATTTCCATCTGTTTATAAACCCTATATAAATATATCTGACCTCAATTGTTGGTGACTGTTTTTAGAATCTGATATACCAAAAAACTTCGTTTTTGGTATTTCTATAGCAATTCATGACAACAGGGAACTCTTCATTTGACTTACAAATTTGCaagctattttttaatttattactgaAAGTATGATTAGTATTACTTTCATTCAATGATTCTGAGAATCTTCTAagactattaatattttttccaatgctgtattcttataattctattttccatttcttctgaaaGCTTCATAATTAGGAATTTCAACCCTTCTGAAAAGAAGATTATTGTTTAGATCATTAAAAGAGTAAACTTATTTGAACCCTTTTATTCACCTATAAGGGTCACAATATTCAAATAGTTTAAGTATTACTAAAGAGATCTTTAAGGAAGTCTGCCCAGAGTCTGTGAGGTACTAGTCCAAAGATAAACATTGGCTTAaggaaccagaagaaaaaatttcattGCACCCAAGTCAGCATAAAACAGCTGTGCTGCACAAGTGTTGTAAGAAATGGTCTTATTGATGCAGGCAGACACTGCATCCAAAACTCATGATGTACTCtatattggctaactgaacataataaaaaaattaaataaataaaaaattttaaaaattaaagaaaaaattttaagtttcttgagatttcttctttgatccatgttTTATTTAGAAGTGTTATTTAATCTACACATAATTTAGGATTTCTCAGTCACCCTTTTTATTGAGTTATAGTTTAATAACATGTGGTTTGAGAGCCAATATTGTATCAGTTCtattcttcaaaatttttaaagtgtgttttatgGTCCAGAAGGTGATCTGTCTTGGTGAGGTTGGGAAGAAAAGGTATTTAGCTATTGTTGGTTGAAATAGtctatagatgtcaattatatacagttgattgatggtgttgttgagttcaactatgtcctCACCAATATTATGCCGGCTAGATCTGCCCATTTTGGATAGAGCTGTTGAAGTTTTAAGTATGATggtggattcatctatttctcttttcaattctattattttttcttcgcACTGTTTGATGCTTTTGTGTATGCATGTTAAGGACTATATCAATATGTTTTCTAATGTTAAATAgacaatgcattttaaaaataaaccccacttggtcatggtatactatcatttttatatgttattggattgaatttttatatattattttagaatttctatatCTGTACTCATaagtaatattttatgaatttactttttcttttaatgccttGCCTGTGTTTTTGTGTCATGATAATGATGGCTTAAGGATGAATTGAGTATTCCCTCCTCCAGTTTTTTAGAGAATGTGTGCATAGTTGGTATTTTTAGAAATCTTTGGTATAATTCATAAGTGAAGCCATCTAAACCTagatttgcatgtgtgtgtggcgggggggggacaTTTCTATGAATCATTTACTTTAGCTGTTATAGGGTACTCAGTTTATAAATTTCTTCAGGCTGCTTTGGAAGTTTATGTTTTacaaggattttattcatttcatataaTTATCTATTTTTGCCAAAAAGTGGTTCATAATATGTCATTATTCTTTCAATATCCACAGGATCTGTAGTGAAGTCATCTTATCAATGCTAACATCAGTAATTTGTGACTTCTATTTTCCTTCGTGAATCAAACTAGagatatatcaattttatttatcttctaatgaTTTGACTTCTGTCTTcattggtttttgcttttgttttctgttttctgtctcagaGAATTCTTCTTTAGTGATTCAGTGGATGTAGCATAGTATTCAATACTTATTGCTGAAAAAATTAgatatccaaataccatccaaTGAACTTTTATTTGTGCCTCAAAGTATGTTAAGAGATGAATCTAGTTCCCATGAACTGAGTACAACTTGATACAAGTTGGTAGCACATTTTGCTGGGCATAATGGTCAAGTGATGCAGTGGGTTGCAGACCACAACAGAGTAGTCATAGGATATACAAACACAATTCTGAAGCTcccaaaaagatgaagaaaagataatTGAGTTGTACCAACACTCTAGGAAAATGTTTATAGTCTTCAGTCATGGGAGTTATCAGCAATTTAGGAATATAAATCAGTGTGAATGAGATTTCCAAGAAGGAGAAATTTTGGCAGAAGGAACACATTAAGATATTTAAGTAAGGATTTGGCAGAGTGACATTCTCCATCATATTCAACATCGTACCTTAGAAATAGAAAGAGGATAGTAACAATTTGCAGCAAAGTCTCATATGTTAGTCTAATCCAAACGAACTCCATCTCCGTTGATTGattgttatttcctttctagGAATCTTATCAAAACTACacaataaaaatggttaaactgAGGATGATGGGGGGTGGctgagctaaatgggtgatgggtattaaggatggcccttgtgatgagcactgggtgttacatgtgaTGGATCATTAAATTCTatcctgaaaccaattttactcCATATGCTATCTAactagaattgaaaaaaaattcaaataaaaaaatagttaagctAAACTGACTAGACTGTAATGTTATtacaaagtgattttttaaaaaaaggctgacaaccaaagaaaaacactttttcaGAATCTGATCATgagcaagtatttttttccctgcatAAATGACAGATAAATCATGTAACACATCAGCTTAGCAATTATCATATCCTAAGAAATATTCTCTTTATGAACTTATAAAGTTCTTATTTGCCAAAATGAAATTTACCTCATTATTTTCAATTTGACACCTtactatatgaatattttaaagagttaGGACATGCAAGTCATTATAATTACACTTTCTGttgatattaaagaaaaagaaatgactaaaGTAATTCTAAATGTCAGTGTCAACTATAACCCATTTCCAAAATCTTCCCTCAATGATAGATTTTTAAGTCATGTTTTTCCAGTGCTATCCTTTCATAGCATTGAATTGAACTTATAAACCccgaatatattttttattttttattgttatgttaatcaccatacattacatcattagtttttcatgtagtgttccatgattcattgtttgtgcataacacccagtgctccacgcagaatgtgccctctttaatacccatcaccagactaacccatccccccacccccctcccctctagaaccctcagtttgtttttcagagtccatcgtctctcatggttcatctccccctccgacttactccccttcattcttcccctcctgctatcttcttcttttttctttttctttttttaacatatgttgcattatttgtttcacaagtacagatctgtgattcaacagtcttgcacaattcacagcgctcaccatagcacataccctacccaatgtctatcacccagccaccccatccctcccaccccccaccactccagcaaccctcagtttgtttcctgtgattaagaattcctcatatcggtgaggtcatatgatacatgtctttctctgattgacttatttcactcagcataacaccctccagttccatccacgtcgttgcaaatggcaagatctcattccttttgatggctgcataatacctGAATATTATCCTATACTTCTACCTGACACAGAAAaacctcattcatttattattttgtatcatTATCATACTTTTTGCTAACTATGTCAATCTACGTAGTAATTTATCATTTGATATTAAGTTCAGTAAATGAGTTGATGGTTTTCTAAATCTGTATGATGTATGGGAAGAAACATTATTATAGGAAAGCTAAATAGGAGAAAGACACAAAATGCTATCTTTAATTTCATCTTTCAGAAAGACAGGAATATGTGTGATTAATAAGTTATAATTTCTTCAACACATTTATACTCATAAAATCATCTGCAGTTGATGTACATATTAGGATGATTTCCAAACCAGGCTTAGGTATTTGCTGAAATTGTTATGCTGCTCCACTCTTCATGAGGCAGGTATGTTCAATAATTTCTTATGATTGTTAGTATATTATTTgtcatgtttattaaaatatttataattgctcATAATTCTCTAACACAATCTAAACAACTAGTTTCAATGGAATATACTTTAATACACaatctttttttagttttatttttttaaagatttatttattttagagagtgtgagagagtgagtgtgcatggaggaggggcagagggagagaatcttcaagcagacttcccactaagcatggagcctgacatggagcatgatctcatgacccatgagatcatgacttgagctgaaatcaagagtggactcttaaatgactgagccacctaggcgccgcCACaatctatttcaaaataaactaatattttctaatttgattaGCAACATTAATGTTTATTCTCTGCCACAATTaccttttcatttcattaaataaagTGTGTAGCAAAAATTCAGTAGTATtacaaaagatataaatattagttttaagtAGGTTGTAACTAAGtacaaataaagaataataacaaCCTTTACAATGCATgctacattaaatataaaataagtaaaatacttcATATTCTTGACTATAATTCAAAGATAACAGCGACAGATTGAAAAGCTTAgctccatttctttcagataatCACAGGTAAAGGAagtgagatgagaaaaaaaatatctcttaagggataaatagaaaattaaattctttagAACAAAGATTTTTGTGCAAATAAACCTTGAAAAGAGATAAAGATGAATATCAAAGACATGAAAggagaacaaaaacagaagaaactgtGTATTGGGAGCTACTATTGGATACATTGATATTACTAGGGGTTCCTTTGTTCATTACTTTATATACAATGCAACAGGATATTCATTTGGTTGAGAAAGAAACAACCTTGTATATCATGTTCAAGAAAGCTTTCTTCACTTGCTGGTTCCACAAAGTGTAGATGAAAGGATTCAAAAGTGGAGCCATGGAAGTACTGAGCACTGTAATTCCCttggaaaaagatattctttgTTTGACTGATGGTTTAACATACATGAAGATGCAGTTGCCATAAGAAAGGGATATCACAATCATGTGAGAAGAACATGttgaaaaagtttttttcctctgattaGTTGAAGGGATTTTTAGGATTGCTAAGGCAATATGAGTATATGATTTTATCACCATTATCAATGTGACTATGAGTGTCACCAAAGCAGAGATGTATCCCATTGTCTCTAATAGCTGTGTGTCTGAGCAGGAGATCTGCAGCAGGGGAGTTGTATCACAGTAGTAATGATCAACAATGTTGGAGGCACAGAAATCAAGATTTAGGCCTAGGAGGAGAGGTACAAAGATGGTAAAGAATCCAGCAAGCCAATAACAGAAGACAAGTTGTATGCAGATCTTGCTGTTCATGATGGTTGTGTAATGCAGGGGCTTACAGATGGCAACATAGCGGTCATAGGACATGGCAGCCAGCAAGTAAAAGTCAGATGCACCAAGAAGGAAGGCAAAAAACACTTGAGTTACACAACAATTAAAGGAAATGGTTTTGTCTCCAGTTGCCATAGTAACCAACAATTTAGGGATGCATGTAGTAGTATAGGAAATTTctaagaaggaaaaattccaaaggaaaaaatacatgggAGTCTTGAGGTGAGTATCCACCAGGGTGAGTGTGATGATGGTCAGATTGCCAGTGACGCTCAGCAAGTAGGTGAGAAACAGGAAGACAAACAATACAACTTCTATTGTGGATCATCAGTCAAACCTGCCAGGATAAACACTATTGCTTGTGTGTGGTTTCCCATTACTGTCCTCTACTTTTCCAGGtctaaatagaaaagagaaaagaaagaaatcgaTGAATCCAATTCATAAGTCATGTTTAAGGAAAAGTTACCAAAGTGATGTTTCAGAGTAACATAATGCTCATCCATATTTAGATGATTATGCCAGGAAGAACAATAGTCTGCATTTCCAGAGTATCTGGACAGAGAATTCCATCTTCAGTTTGTAATTCTACTGGAGAATAATTTATCTGATGGAAgaaattgttgtttttttaagtaaataaatttgaTGGAAATTAGAGGGACTTCTCAAACAGAAAAATGCTTTTCCTCTCTTGAATTTACACAAGAATTGGAATGGATACCATTTCTTGTTCAATTAAAAGGTTTGCATGGTAGAAACAAAGTGGTATCTGTCATTAAAAATACAGCATCCCATTTATTgcatttaacacacacacacacacacacacacacaccttttattgcatttaacacacacacacacacacacaccccccttgTCATCAATAAACAGGGCTACCaaaactttatcattttcttcagcTAATCAACTCAAATGCCTGATTCTTGTGTCATTTACTTTCATGGCTAATGAGATACAATTTCAGATAAGTGACTTTGACTCATTgggaatatatttatttgccatcCTTATTAGTGCTTCCATTTCTCCAATATCCACCCTTCCCAGTTTGTGTCCTGAAACAAAATCAGTGGGAACAGTCTGGTAATTTTGGTGTATATAACAAAAAAGTTCAGTTTTCCTCTGTATGTTATGGTTCTGAGAATAGATCaagtaaaataaagtgaaaaagagtaaatgatacagatgcagaaagaaatatacaaattaGTGTTCAGGAAATTGTCTGAGGTGTTACAggtaaagagaagagagagataaagacaaAGCTTTACAGAAACCTAGAAGTTAAGAAGGGTTTAAAGAggcaggattgtgagtttgagaaaaaaaattaacagaagatttaaaatatgtaaattaccaagacaaaattttttttaacatataaaatatgtaaattggtAACTAAAATATATAACTTAGTAAAACTTTTAAGGAGAAAATGTTCACCAATAAAATTCTCCCCATCTGCTTCTGTGCTTTACACTTaccattttattctttgtctAAAATACAGACTGAAAAACATGAACAATTTTGAGATCAGCATGGCCTAAAAAGAGATGAGGAGTGAGAGAGTATTTGGTAAATTTCAAACACATAATGTATCTCAGAACAGTGATGATGCCAATTTTAGGAAGCATATATTTCCCTATCATAACGACAATCAGCTAACTCATAATTAACTATAAGATACTATTTTCAACACCCAGTATACATTGAGACAATCATAGGTTCAGGTTTGCAAGCTAATCATTGGAAATCAGGCTTAAGTTTGAAGGAGTGTATTTTCCAAGTCATCaccttaaaagtaaaacattttgtGCAAGTAATTATAGGACAGATTATAGTCtatttatccaaaaatatttatttgtatctctGAGGAATATTTCCTTCCCTGACATCTTCATCATCAAGCACAATAAAATAGTTAAGGTTCGGCTTTGGGCACTAGATAAGACACTATTGTCTGTCTTGATGCCAAGATAATTATTTTCAACTTCAAAAACGTAAGTTATCATTAAAAGGCATAt
The sequence above is drawn from the Zalophus californianus isolate mZalCal1 chromosome 9, mZalCal1.pri.v2, whole genome shotgun sequence genome and encodes:
- the LOC118357337 gene encoding LOW QUALITY PROTEIN: olfactory receptor 6C74-like (The sequence of the model RefSeq protein was modified relative to this genomic sequence to represent the inferred CDS: inserted 1 base in 1 codon), with translation MGNHTQAIVFILAGLTDDPXIEVVLFVFLFLTYLLSVTGNLTIITLTLVDTHLKTPMYFFLWNFSFLEISYTTTCIPKLLVTMATGDKTISFNCCVTQVFFAFLLGASDFYLLAAMSYDRYVAICKPLHYTTIMNSKICIQLVFCYWLAGFFTIFVPLLLGLNLDFCASNIVDHYYCDTTPLLQISCSDTQLLETMGYISALVTLIVTLIMVIKSYTHIALAILKIPSTNQRKKTFSTCSSHMIVISLSYGNCIFMYVKPSVKQRISFSKGITVLSTSMAPLLNPFIYTLWNQQVKKAFLNMIYKVVSFSTK